Proteins from one Xiphophorus hellerii strain 12219 chromosome 8, Xiphophorus_hellerii-4.1, whole genome shotgun sequence genomic window:
- the rnf34b gene encoding E3 ubiquitin-protein ligase RNF34 isoform X3, which produces MKAGASSMWASCCGLLNEVMGTGTVRTPQPGFGAGAGPFRFAPSAGYSTYPPTSSGSAGQLCKACGLAFSVFRRKHICCDCKKSFCALCSVLQENLRCCTTCHLLRGTAFQRPRLMQLRVKDLRQYLLLRNIPTDTCREKEDLVDLVLCHQGTRETPRPVMEEDEEEDEDDDTCGDEEEDGGEDTDSLHSLPHSRAASPPSATRSASELSVLSASQGDALSPSDSSGTPSQVSPATQRRIRASLSDLDNEEAIENLSVRQLKEILARNFVNYSGCCEKWELLDRVHRLYRENEQNRKSMENVSITAVVAYPPPLCNSGVGDGVRAQLAADENLCRICMDAIIDCVLLECGHMVTCTKCGKRMSECPICRQYVVRAVHVFKS; this is translated from the exons GCGGGGGCGTCGTCCATGTGGGCGTCATGCTGCGGGCTGCTGAACGAGGTGATGGGCACGGGAACGGTGCGGACACCGCAGCCGGGCTTCGGAGCAGGGGCGGGGCCCTTCCGCTTTGCCCCCAGCGCAGGGTACTCTACCTACCCCCCCACCAGCTCAGGGAGCGCCGGGCAGCTCTGCAAGGCCTGCGGGCTGGCCTTCTCCGTCTTCAGACGCAAG CACATCTGCTGTGACTGTAAGAAGAGTTTCTGTGCCCTTTGCTCGGTGCTGCAGGAAAACCTGCGCTGCTGCACGACCTGCCACCTGCTGCGCGGCACGGCCTTCCAGCGGCCGCGCCTCATGCAGCTGCGGGTCAAAGACCTGCGGCAGTACCTGCTGCTGCGCAACATCCCCACCGACACGTGCAGGGAGAAGGAGGACCTGGTCGACCTGGTGCTCTGCCACCAGGGGACGCGGGAGACCCCGAGACCCGTGATGGAagaggacgaggaggaagatgaggacGACGACACGTGCGGcgatgaggaagaggatgggGGAGAAGACACAGACAGTCTCCACTCGCTCCCCCACTCGCGTGCGGCGTCGCCGCCCTCCGCAACGCGCTCCGCCTCCGAACTGTCGGTCCTGTCTGCCTCTCAGGGGGACGCGCTCAGCCCGAGTGACAGTTCAGGGACCCCCAGCCAG GTCAGCCCGGCGACGCAGAGGAGGATCAGGGCCTCGCTGTCTGATCTCGACAACGAGGAGGCCATAGAAAACCTCTCCGTCCGCCAGCTAAAAGAAATCCTCGCCAGAAACTTTGTCAATTATTCCGGCTGCTGCGAGAAGTGGGAGCTGCTGGATCGAGTTCATCGGCTTTACAGGGAAAACGAGCAGAACAGGAAATCCA TGGAAAACGTCAGCATAACTgcag TGGTTGCATATCCTCCACCTCTTTGCAACAGTGGAGTTGGAG ATGGAGTCCGAGCTCAGCTGGCGGCGGACGAAAACCTTTGTCGCATCTGCATGGACGCCATCATCGACTGCGTGTTGCTTGAATGCGGCCACATGGTGACCTGCACCAAATGCGGAAAGAGGATGAGCGAGTGCCCCATCTGCAGGCAGTACGTGGTGCGGGCCGTGCATGTCTTCAAGTcctaa
- the rnf34b gene encoding E3 ubiquitin-protein ligase RNF34 isoform X2: protein MKAGASSMWASCCGLLNEVMGTGTVRTPQPGFGAGAGPFRFAPSAGYSTYPPTSSGSAGQLCKACGLAFSVFRRKHICCDCKKSFCALCSVLQENLRCCTTCHLLRGTAFQRPRLMQLRVKDLRQYLLLRNIPTDTCREKEDLVDLVLCHQGTRETPRPVMEEDEEEDEDDDTCGDEEEDGGEDTDSLHSLPHSRAASPPSATRSASELSVLSASQGDALSPSDSSGTPSQEHEDTPTASLLNLEPAENILEVSPATQRRIRASLSDLDNEEAIENLSVRQLKEILARNFVNYSGCCEKWELLDRVHRLYRENEQNRKSMENVSITADGVRAQLAADENLCRICMDAIIDCVLLECGHMVTCTKCGKRMSECPICRQYVVRAVHVFKS from the exons GCGGGGGCGTCGTCCATGTGGGCGTCATGCTGCGGGCTGCTGAACGAGGTGATGGGCACGGGAACGGTGCGGACACCGCAGCCGGGCTTCGGAGCAGGGGCGGGGCCCTTCCGCTTTGCCCCCAGCGCAGGGTACTCTACCTACCCCCCCACCAGCTCAGGGAGCGCCGGGCAGCTCTGCAAGGCCTGCGGGCTGGCCTTCTCCGTCTTCAGACGCAAG CACATCTGCTGTGACTGTAAGAAGAGTTTCTGTGCCCTTTGCTCGGTGCTGCAGGAAAACCTGCGCTGCTGCACGACCTGCCACCTGCTGCGCGGCACGGCCTTCCAGCGGCCGCGCCTCATGCAGCTGCGGGTCAAAGACCTGCGGCAGTACCTGCTGCTGCGCAACATCCCCACCGACACGTGCAGGGAGAAGGAGGACCTGGTCGACCTGGTGCTCTGCCACCAGGGGACGCGGGAGACCCCGAGACCCGTGATGGAagaggacgaggaggaagatgaggacGACGACACGTGCGGcgatgaggaagaggatgggGGAGAAGACACAGACAGTCTCCACTCGCTCCCCCACTCGCGTGCGGCGTCGCCGCCCTCCGCAACGCGCTCCGCCTCCGAACTGTCGGTCCTGTCTGCCTCTCAGGGGGACGCGCTCAGCCCGAGTGACAGTTCAGGGACCCCCAGCCAG GAGCATGAGGACACACCGACAGCTTCCCTTTTGAACCTGGAGCCTGCTGAAAACATCTTAGAG GTCAGCCCGGCGACGCAGAGGAGGATCAGGGCCTCGCTGTCTGATCTCGACAACGAGGAGGCCATAGAAAACCTCTCCGTCCGCCAGCTAAAAGAAATCCTCGCCAGAAACTTTGTCAATTATTCCGGCTGCTGCGAGAAGTGGGAGCTGCTGGATCGAGTTCATCGGCTTTACAGGGAAAACGAGCAGAACAGGAAATCCA TGGAAAACGTCAGCATAACTgcag ATGGAGTCCGAGCTCAGCTGGCGGCGGACGAAAACCTTTGTCGCATCTGCATGGACGCCATCATCGACTGCGTGTTGCTTGAATGCGGCCACATGGTGACCTGCACCAAATGCGGAAAGAGGATGAGCGAGTGCCCCATCTGCAGGCAGTACGTGGTGCGGGCCGTGCATGTCTTCAAGTcctaa
- the rnf34b gene encoding E3 ubiquitin-protein ligase RNF34 isoform X1 gives MKAGASSMWASCCGLLNEVMGTGTVRTPQPGFGAGAGPFRFAPSAGYSTYPPTSSGSAGQLCKACGLAFSVFRRKHICCDCKKSFCALCSVLQENLRCCTTCHLLRGTAFQRPRLMQLRVKDLRQYLLLRNIPTDTCREKEDLVDLVLCHQGTRETPRPVMEEDEEEDEDDDTCGDEEEDGGEDTDSLHSLPHSRAASPPSATRSASELSVLSASQGDALSPSDSSGTPSQEHEDTPTASLLNLEPAENILEVSPATQRRIRASLSDLDNEEAIENLSVRQLKEILARNFVNYSGCCEKWELLDRVHRLYRENEQNRKSMENVSITAVVAYPPPLCNSGVGDGVRAQLAADENLCRICMDAIIDCVLLECGHMVTCTKCGKRMSECPICRQYVVRAVHVFKS, from the exons GCGGGGGCGTCGTCCATGTGGGCGTCATGCTGCGGGCTGCTGAACGAGGTGATGGGCACGGGAACGGTGCGGACACCGCAGCCGGGCTTCGGAGCAGGGGCGGGGCCCTTCCGCTTTGCCCCCAGCGCAGGGTACTCTACCTACCCCCCCACCAGCTCAGGGAGCGCCGGGCAGCTCTGCAAGGCCTGCGGGCTGGCCTTCTCCGTCTTCAGACGCAAG CACATCTGCTGTGACTGTAAGAAGAGTTTCTGTGCCCTTTGCTCGGTGCTGCAGGAAAACCTGCGCTGCTGCACGACCTGCCACCTGCTGCGCGGCACGGCCTTCCAGCGGCCGCGCCTCATGCAGCTGCGGGTCAAAGACCTGCGGCAGTACCTGCTGCTGCGCAACATCCCCACCGACACGTGCAGGGAGAAGGAGGACCTGGTCGACCTGGTGCTCTGCCACCAGGGGACGCGGGAGACCCCGAGACCCGTGATGGAagaggacgaggaggaagatgaggacGACGACACGTGCGGcgatgaggaagaggatgggGGAGAAGACACAGACAGTCTCCACTCGCTCCCCCACTCGCGTGCGGCGTCGCCGCCCTCCGCAACGCGCTCCGCCTCCGAACTGTCGGTCCTGTCTGCCTCTCAGGGGGACGCGCTCAGCCCGAGTGACAGTTCAGGGACCCCCAGCCAG GAGCATGAGGACACACCGACAGCTTCCCTTTTGAACCTGGAGCCTGCTGAAAACATCTTAGAG GTCAGCCCGGCGACGCAGAGGAGGATCAGGGCCTCGCTGTCTGATCTCGACAACGAGGAGGCCATAGAAAACCTCTCCGTCCGCCAGCTAAAAGAAATCCTCGCCAGAAACTTTGTCAATTATTCCGGCTGCTGCGAGAAGTGGGAGCTGCTGGATCGAGTTCATCGGCTTTACAGGGAAAACGAGCAGAACAGGAAATCCA TGGAAAACGTCAGCATAACTgcag TGGTTGCATATCCTCCACCTCTTTGCAACAGTGGAGTTGGAG ATGGAGTCCGAGCTCAGCTGGCGGCGGACGAAAACCTTTGTCGCATCTGCATGGACGCCATCATCGACTGCGTGTTGCTTGAATGCGGCCACATGGTGACCTGCACCAAATGCGGAAAGAGGATGAGCGAGTGCCCCATCTGCAGGCAGTACGTGGTGCGGGCCGTGCATGTCTTCAAGTcctaa
- the rnf34b gene encoding E3 ubiquitin-protein ligase RNF34 isoform X4 translates to MKHICCDCKKSFCALCSVLQENLRCCTTCHLLRGTAFQRPRLMQLRVKDLRQYLLLRNIPTDTCREKEDLVDLVLCHQGTRETPRPVMEEDEEEDEDDDTCGDEEEDGGEDTDSLHSLPHSRAASPPSATRSASELSVLSASQGDALSPSDSSGTPSQEHEDTPTASLLNLEPAENILEVSPATQRRIRASLSDLDNEEAIENLSVRQLKEILARNFVNYSGCCEKWELLDRVHRLYRENEQNRKSMENVSITAVVAYPPPLCNSGVGDGVRAQLAADENLCRICMDAIIDCVLLECGHMVTCTKCGKRMSECPICRQYVVRAVHVFKS, encoded by the exons CACATCTGCTGTGACTGTAAGAAGAGTTTCTGTGCCCTTTGCTCGGTGCTGCAGGAAAACCTGCGCTGCTGCACGACCTGCCACCTGCTGCGCGGCACGGCCTTCCAGCGGCCGCGCCTCATGCAGCTGCGGGTCAAAGACCTGCGGCAGTACCTGCTGCTGCGCAACATCCCCACCGACACGTGCAGGGAGAAGGAGGACCTGGTCGACCTGGTGCTCTGCCACCAGGGGACGCGGGAGACCCCGAGACCCGTGATGGAagaggacgaggaggaagatgaggacGACGACACGTGCGGcgatgaggaagaggatgggGGAGAAGACACAGACAGTCTCCACTCGCTCCCCCACTCGCGTGCGGCGTCGCCGCCCTCCGCAACGCGCTCCGCCTCCGAACTGTCGGTCCTGTCTGCCTCTCAGGGGGACGCGCTCAGCCCGAGTGACAGTTCAGGGACCCCCAGCCAG GAGCATGAGGACACACCGACAGCTTCCCTTTTGAACCTGGAGCCTGCTGAAAACATCTTAGAG GTCAGCCCGGCGACGCAGAGGAGGATCAGGGCCTCGCTGTCTGATCTCGACAACGAGGAGGCCATAGAAAACCTCTCCGTCCGCCAGCTAAAAGAAATCCTCGCCAGAAACTTTGTCAATTATTCCGGCTGCTGCGAGAAGTGGGAGCTGCTGGATCGAGTTCATCGGCTTTACAGGGAAAACGAGCAGAACAGGAAATCCA TGGAAAACGTCAGCATAACTgcag TGGTTGCATATCCTCCACCTCTTTGCAACAGTGGAGTTGGAG ATGGAGTCCGAGCTCAGCTGGCGGCGGACGAAAACCTTTGTCGCATCTGCATGGACGCCATCATCGACTGCGTGTTGCTTGAATGCGGCCACATGGTGACCTGCACCAAATGCGGAAAGAGGATGAGCGAGTGCCCCATCTGCAGGCAGTACGTGGTGCGGGCCGTGCATGTCTTCAAGTcctaa